The Plasmodium relictum strain SGS1 genome assembly, chromosome: 8 DNA window aacatatagaaatattttctGAAATTGtatacaatatttttttaattaaaaatataaaaataacttttaaaatatctatgagaaaattttttttcttaaataattttatatattttatttgctTTCATTAATAGAATTAATCTAAAATATAAACACTTTTTTTTCAGTGACAAGGAATATTACAAAAGGCTAATAAAAGgcctattatatttttttttattaaaaagatatataaattGCTTGCACACTTTAAGATAGTCTaagatataaatttaaaaaaaaaaaaagaacaaagAAAAAACTATTTATTAGTGTTGTTGTAAATAATTATTGCATGTGTGTATTGTAACTaacaataattattttaaaaattgtaataatatagaaaGCATAAATatcttcataaaaaaaaactagtCATTATAAGATTTTAcctattaaaatttttgtctcttccataaataaaaaaataatataattatagataaaaaaagaaataagaagaaaaaaaaaaattaaatgtaaatataaatataaataaatgtatatatacatatattagttttattaatattttgaaaaattttagTAATAAGAGCATCTTACATAGACCTTTTTTCAacattgtatttttttatgattttaaTTCTTGAACTATtctaaatattaaattaaaaaaaaatttttttttcttattttttaatttaaaaaaaaaaaataaaatttaaagatttcaaaatataatttactaTAATTGATGtctacatttttattattttgaagaagaaaaatgtTTAATAAATGTCAAGTAAAGAGTAGTTGTCGAGAAGATTGTAATGCAAGGAGAACGagtataaatgaaaaaaatgaaaatatatatgaggaaaataagaaaaaagaaaatgaggAGTTAACAGAAACTATAGGAGAACCGGATCATTCAAAAGCTGTTGAAATAAGTCAACGCACTGAGAGAGAATatgtaatatataattatttttttctctttatatatatatgtatatatatgtaaaataatttaccATTATGTAAaagtaattttataaaaactttcattatttctttttttcccttcctttttttttaaaggtgGCTATAACCGCTTACCAACCAGTTGATGTTGTAACTAGAACTGTAGAAGTACCTTTCGTTAGAACAATAGAAACCGCTATTCCTAAAATAACATatgaaaacaaaattaaGGAAGTTCCAAAATATTATTCTAAAATTGTAGAAAAggtgaaatatttttttatttttgataatttatattttttaatttattttatattttaatatattttagtatatttaacttatatttttattatttttactaattttttatatatttgtttcattaatttattattttatgcttatttttttcttcttttaggTCATTGAAGTACCAGAAATAAAATACGTTGACAAAATAGTTGATGTACCACATGTTCAGTACTATTTCAAATATATTCCAAAAGTTGAAGTCAAAgagaatattattaaaaaaccagtttatgaaaaaaaaattgtagaAAAAATAGTAGAAGTTCCTAAAATAAAAGAGGTGCAAAGATATCAAGAAGTAGAAACTGTGGAATATGTTGTAAAGTAATAGTTTGTTTATATatgcatttattttttcaaaaaaattttttattacatacaTTTacgttttatatttttaaaattttataaattataatatattaaatttccttattttattcttttatgtactatataattctaaaataaaaattgtggAATCAATTATTTGTTTATCATTTTATCCTTTATATCTAtcaatttaatatattaaataacttaaaaaaatttttatccatatgtatatatatatatttaatattttgaattatgatatataaattgatgattatttttaaaaatagaaacatttttttttttttatctaaaataaattactattgtatttttatatatttatagaaaataatattttattcatataaatttatatttatatatatagtatttttttttaatttatgtatctttattctttttttattttgataattGTTTAGATATATTCcgaaaaataaaagtgaaTATGGAGAAAACGAAAATGAAGATAAGAAACAATCAAAAATTACAAGTGAAAATGGATCACATGAAGAATCTCATGATATAGTAAATAATGAGAAtgaaacaaaagaaaaatataaagatgaATCTACACAAAATATAGTAAATAGTGGTTCATATGCACTAGCAGATAGTATTGATGGAGCAAGATTAATTAAAAGTGCTCCTATAGATATGAATCAAGGAGAATATCTACAAGCAAATACGATATATAACAAATATATTGCATCTACTAGCACCCCAGAGATGCATTCCTACATGCTTACTAAATCTATGCAAGATGATAGGCAAAAACCATCTAGTGCATTTCCTTCTTTTGGTTTACAGAATGAGTTATCAATGATtcaactaaaaaaaaatagttctATATTATCTGCACCGAGAATTGAACAAGTTTTTAAACCTAAAattgttaaaaatatagaagtTCAAAAGCATGTTCCAATTTCTGTTGATGTGCCAGTTCCTTATATGGTTCCAAAACCCGTAGTTGTTAATGTTGAAGTTCCTGTTTTAAAATTTAGGGATACATTCGTACCTATCCCTGTAAGGAGAAAAATTATTCCGAAAATAAAGTGGATATCAGATGTTTACCAAGTTGAATGCATAAAAGAAAAACCGTATCTGAAAATTCAAGATGTTATTAAGCCAATTCCTTGTGGCGTAGATATAAAGTATAGAGAATTTATGGAAAAAGCATGCGCAATTAATCCAAATGAGTTACCACAAGATGACGTTCATGCAATGTGGATGAGAGTTAATGCTCATCTAgctgagaaaaaaaaaaaagaatatggAAATCTATATCCATATTAtagaagtaaaaaaaaaaaatgaatatatatatatatatatatataaaactttCAGATAATGAATATGCACATGACTAtatgttatataaaaaaaaatttaagtattAAAAACTTGAGTGAggatattattttttatttttttttatatattttgttcaCCTTATGGACAAGtttattgaaatatatatttatttacttaaccattttttattttttttttttttttctttatctaaagatgaaaatgaaataggTACTTTTAGTAAAATGGAATATCACAGAAATGGAGAAGAAGGATATTCTAAAAAGGAAGAGTTAAATTTCAAAGAAGGAAGTAACGAAAACGGCAcaataattaaagaaaatagagAAAGcgaagaaaagaaaatactTGATGGAAACAAAGAAGAGGGAGAAATAGATGGAAATAAAGAAagtgaagaaaaagaagatggaaaagaagaaaatgaagaaacagatgaaaacaaagaaaatataaaaaataatgaaatagaagaaaatgagGAAAAAAATTCTCAAAAATCAGAGAAAAGTAACGAAAATATAGATATACAAAAAGATGAAATAACTAATAGAGAgtgtataaaaaatgaatattatgaaaataatagtCCAATCAATATAGAACAACAAAATTTTGAAAGTAGTGAAGCATTTATggataaaatgaaaaagaaatattttgaaGAGCAATCGATTGCATCTTTACATCCATCGCATCCTCTGGCTATGACTTATTTACAGAATAAATGGATTGAAACTGACACTTTAAGAACTCATGAGCTTTACACAAATGATTTTATAAAAGCGAACATTAATGCTAACTTTAATTTAAGAAATGGAAACATTCAAATGTCCCCTCTAATGTATGATAAAGAATTTCTGAAAACTGCTAATCCACTTATGACTTCTTTTAGTCAAAATAACATAagaaatttagaaaattattataataataccATTTCTcgaaatataaatgaagaagcgagcaaatataaaagttataattttaatgaaaaggaagacaaaaatgaaattagAGAAATAAAACTATATCAGAATATCAAAGATGTTAAAAAAGAAGACAATGATTCGACAAATAATAAATGCtgtaattatttttgtaaaaagtGAGATAACTTAAAAGTATATACTTAAATTATTGTAAAaatcataaatataataattaccAGTAATAGagctaatatatatatgtatatatatacaagaaaaatgaattaaaaaaaataataataatatattattaataataatgagtttataaataaatttatgaaCTATGATTATAAAAGTATTTATTACAAGAAATAATACATcttgtaaattaaaaataacattattattttaaataattcatattaTATAAGCTacctttaaaatttttatatttatatattttattaaagatTATATAGAACTATTGGTTATATGATAATGTCtggataaaattaaaaaatgtttttgattttctaaatttattttattatatatatatatatatatatatttatttatttatttatttttatttatttcgtttaaattaatatataaaacctCTTATCAACATAAATACTATTTAGGATTATACCTTAGttaacaaaatataaatattaaattatttttattttataataatagaattaataatacaaataatataaaaaccATTTtgcttatttattttctttaaaaaaaaaattttactaacttttatttattatttttttttttttttgtagtgTGCTATGAATAGAATTATTAATgatttcattataattatttatttttttttttacaaaatctcttcattattttttctataaaaaaagttgttattatttattttgtattttatataatctcTGCTTTTATCATACTTTTTAaggttaaaaaaattaattgatatttataaaatatatatataaaaaaattaaaattttttatttagcttatatttttgttctaTTTACTGTATTGCAATGATTTGcctatttttatctttattaatttttcttttttttttttttttaattcatgtatataaaattgatgtttttttaaataatgaataaaacttgtttttagtaaatttattattattattttacttattttatttttactataaTGATTATTTAATAACATTATTTTACAATTATCACGAAATACAAGAGTAAATATAGAATAATTCTAAAATGAAAGTTACTAATTAttgtataatttattaaaagaaaataaataactctttttttttttttatcattttaaaCTCTTTAACTTTTGTTTAATTAATCGTGCAAAGTTGATGTAATctatattatgaaaataaaaaaaaaaagattaagtcattttttcattttaaaaaatttgagtTGAcctaaaaattattattattattataataaaatattattatctctttattgtatatatacaaaagagaaaataataaatgtcTTTAGTTTGAGATTTTTCGATAaatgtttttcttttcatatatttatattaatgtaCATACATatgttaaaaaatgaaaaaaatttcaaattaatttatcaaataattttttttaatattaagaGTAGAATTATAtcaagaaataaaataaacatatatataaagttccaattatgaaaaaagataaaaaaaattaaagatatgcttattaaaatataacaatttttttttttttttataattgtaAAAGTTTAAAATGGTTTCAatatatgttattttattgttttattttagtaGCGTGAATTTAATTTTAGGGAAAGTTGATATCATAGAATCAGGTATATAAGTATTaagaaaggaaaaaaaaattattttttcttttttttgaacaTGAAAGTTTATGTGatactttaattttattactatAATTGATGTACTCTTATtgctattaattttttttttttaagattttGGTATTGAAAAATGTGATTCtgataaagtaaaaatattagaagaaaaatattacgAAAAATCATGTGGTGGAGAAAATTTATTACCTAATTTTGAGTGGTTAGATAAAAATAGTGCAACGAAATCTTATGCTATTACAATAACTAGTATTAACAATTCGAATACAGTTGTTCACTTCGTAGCTTGGAATATACCTGCTTATgtaaattcattaaataattttacgAATTTTAAAGATATTAATGCTGTTATTGGTTTAAACTCTTatagcaaaaaaaattatgaaggCCCATGCCCTAAATATTTAGACAATGAACCAAGTGAATGCATCAAATTTACATTATATGTATTAAGTAAGAACGAACTTacaaacaatttttttttttaattataaattttatttaaaataaattgtaacaaaaaaaaaaaaaaaaaatttcacaACATAAACATAAACATACAtgttttcaattttttatttctagaaaatgaaaatatagaatTATCTGAAGATGCAGATTATTTTGAATTAATGgcttatataaaaagacTAAGTAGAACtgaaaatattattcttGATAGCTTAtctttatattcattatctATACCTAAAAAAGTTTCagattaatagaaaaaaaaaattttttttattatttacattaaCTTTTTCTTAGTACTAGTCATTTATATTTGGTTATATTAGTTCAAATTTCACATAAAactgaatttttttaaacaatgtaaaaaatataattattatattaaggataaatttaataaacaaatatatgtTAAACATTTAAACATTTCTGtattgaatataaaaaaagtgggaaacatattttttctataattaattttagtAAAATCTTTGGGAAGCATATTTAAATAACCAAAGtagtattataaaaatattaaataaatttggaagactaatttttaataagaaataatatatatttaagctTATATATGAActgatatatttttctaatagtatcaaaaaaaaaaaaaaaacaaaaatttttaattttaaaggaaaagttattatatatattaaaaaaaaaagaaaaaagtatattatacataataatatataggaaaaatacaaaaaaaaaaaaaaaatttaagttatttttaaatgtacaaataaattcataagagataaataataaaaattttagttgttaaaatcattttcaataaattcacaaatatttttaaaaaatgtatcaactatttttgttaattctTGAATTTCTATCATATTTTTGTCTTCtctattttttgtaaattggTCTAAATCTATACTCTCTGTTTTCCTTTGTAAAATTTCTAGATTTCTTTCTAATTCTCCTTGAtgatattcaaaaaaatatttttggttttcatttttccaatttgaaaaataagCATATGCATAAGAccattttaatatttttctacATTTAATTGTTTGTATTATAGCATCTTCAAAGTTTTTGAATTTCTGTATATCTATATTATATGATTGACAAAAATTGTATAAAAAGAGGAGTTGTGTTTTAATAGAGAAATTTTCTCCGTAATGATGTGCATCAAATCTTGTTTTAAAatgattatatttattaagaatatggttagaattttttttttcttctttttctttatttatttcatcttcattaaattttatttcttctaaaTATTTGTTGCATTTATAAAAACCACCTTTATgatttttccatttttctaAACAAAGCCAACAAAAATCGTAACCACATATGCATCTCATATGCATGCAACCTGAGGTTTTTTCAATGGGTTCATTACAATTAGGGCACTTTTTTGTATGAATATTTATCCACTTTATGTTAttatcatcttttttttctaaatcatgccattttttaataatagaaCAAGTAACAGGCCTGTGAAACTCATAGGAACATATGAAACAAAAATTATGACCACATTTACAAataatgttattattttttagcaTAACAGATTCAATGACATAATCACAATTTTTATTAGggcatttttttaaattataatttttatttatataaatatttattaaaatattttgatatttttcatataatattttatcacatatatttttccagtcatctttttttattaactccTTACATTCTACATCTATACACTTTTTACTAATAACATTCTCTTCAAAATCTTCATTTAgtgaaatttttaaataacataACCAACATTCTTTTGAATAACGATGACCACATTTTAATGCATAAGTATCTATAATATCACATTCCAGTAGTAAAACAGGACAGatgtatttttcttttttgaaaTTACTATTGAAATGAGATTTAAgtaatgaattatttttatctaactCTTTTATATTGATTGTATCATTTTCTTCACCAAGTAAATTATAGCTTGTTTTCTCACAAATATCTTCTTCCTTTAAATGAGAA harbors:
- the IMC1a gene encoding inner membrane complex protein 1a, putative — its product is MFNKCQVKSSCREDCNARRTSINEKNENIYEENKKKENEELTETIGEPDHSKAVEISQRTEREYVAITAYQPVDVVTRTVEVPFVRTIETAIPKITYENKIKEVPKYYSKIVEKVIEVPEIKYVDKIVDVPHVQYYFKYIPKVEVKENIIKKPVYEKKIVEKIVEVPKIKEVQRYQEVETVEYVVKYIPKNKSEYGENENEDKKQSKITSENGSHEESHDIVNNENETKEKYKDESTQNIVNSGSYALADSIDGARLIKSAPIDMNQGEYLQANTIYNKYIASTSTPEMHSYMLTKSMQDDRQKPSSAFPSFGLQNELSMIQLKKNSSILSAPRIEQVFKPKIVKNIEVQKHVPISVDVPVPYMVPKPVVVNVEVPVLKFRDTFVPIPVRRKIIPKIKWISDVYQVECIKEKPYLKIQDVIKPIPCGVDIKYREFMEKACAINPNELPQDDVHAMWMRVNAHLAEKKKKEYGNLYPYYRNENEIGTFSKMEYHRNGEEGYSKKEELNFKEGSNENGTIIKENRESEEKKILDGNKEEGEIDGNKESEEKEDGKEENEETDENKENIKNNEIEENEEKNSQKSEKSNENIDIQKDEITNRECIKNEYYENNSPINIEQQNFESSEAFMDKMKKKYFEEQSIASLHPSHPLAMTYLQNKWIETDTLRTHELYTNDFIKANINANFNLRNGNIQMSPLMYDKEFLKTANPLMTSFSQNNIRNLENYYNNTISRNINEEASKYKSYNFNEKEDKNEIREIKLYQNIKDVKKEDNDSTNNKCCNYFCKK
- a CDS encoding phosphatidylethanolamine-binding protein, putative, giving the protein MVSIYVILLFYFSSVNLILGKVDIIESDFGIEKCDSDKVKILEEKYYEKSCGGENLLPNFEWLDKNSATKSYAITITSINNSNTVVHFVAWNIPAYVNSLNNFTNFKDINAVIGLNSYSKKNYEGPCPKYLDNEPSECIKFTLYVLKNENIELSEDADYFELMAYIKRLSRTENIILDSLSLYSLSIPKKVSD
- a CDS encoding IBR domain protein, putative, producing the protein MNIPKDNTDNRLSVTLEVGKDKKLKVVKTLMNECTENSNVNVKNQLINSSLNNEDYEKGLEIYLGHFKKKFTKFQESNIYNVYNIKEIKEKMEEEIYDVMNLINVDYDYAYRFLKAYNFNSNDLIEEWFKNSKNVLLRAEFSHLKEEDICEKTSYNLLGEENDTINIKELDKNNSLLKSHFNSNFKKEKYICPVLLLECDIIDTYALKCGHRYSKECWLCYLKISLNEDFEENVISKKCIDVECKELIKKDDWKNICDKILYEKYQNILINIYINKNYNLKKCPNKNCDYVIESVMLKNNNIICKCGHNFCFICSYEFHRPVTCSIIKKWHDLEKKDDNNIKWINIHTKKCPNCNEPIEKTSGCMHMRCICGYDFCWLCLEKWKNHKGGFYKCNKYLEEIKFNEDEINKEKEEKKNSNHILNKYNHFKTRFDAHHYGENFSIKTQLLFLYNFCQSYNIDIQKFKNFEDAIIQTIKCRKILKWSYAYAYFSNWKNENQKYFFEYHQGELERNLEILQRKTESIDLDQFTKNREDKNMIEIQELTKIVDTFFKNICEFIENDFNN